From the genome of Ignavibacteriales bacterium, one region includes:
- the nrfH gene encoding cytochrome c nitrite reductase small subunit, whose protein sequence is MKKVIDKIKPPPQWRFGVLFSMGVFVGLFFLVLHLGRATSYLSDKPETCVNCHVMNSYYATWQNGSHVRVTVCNDCHVPQDNFIKKYFFKASDGLRHSYVYTFRLEPQVIRIKEAGRNAVQQNCIRCHSNVIHPISLRSISNQKIQEDGDGYCWDCHREVPHGRVNSLSSAPFAKVPGLSKLIPDWIENILEQKKIRY, encoded by the coding sequence ATGAAAAAAGTTATAGATAAAATCAAACCACCACCACAATGGCGTTTTGGAGTTTTATTTAGTATGGGAGTATTTGTCGGTTTATTTTTTTTAGTGCTTCATTTAGGTCGTGCTACATCTTATTTGTCTGATAAACCTGAAACTTGTGTTAATTGTCATGTTATGAATTCATACTATGCAACCTGGCAGAATGGAAGCCACGTTAGAGTTACCGTTTGTAATGATTGTCATGTACCGCAAGATAATTTTATTAAAAAATATTTTTTCAAGGCTTCTGATGGTTTAAGGCATTCGTATGTTTACACATTCCGATTAGAACCTCAGGTAATTAGAATTAAAGAAGCGGGCAGAAATGCCGTGCAGCAAAATTGTATTCGATGTCATTCAAATGTGATTCATCCTATTTCCTTACGTTCAATTAGCAATCAAAAAATACAGGAGGATGGTGATGGATATTGCTGGGATTGTCATAGAGAAGTTCCTCACGGAAGAGTAAATAGTTTATCTTCAGCTCCGTTTGCAAAAGTACCTGGTTTATCCAAGCTTATTCCTGATTGGATTGAAAATATTTTAGAACAAAAAAAAATTAGATATTAA
- a CDS encoding outer membrane beta-barrel protein — MKNFFLLIVFIALFNQSFAQDSCKTKDMDLKHGIQFQVTNIFNLTNFNGYTFSYRYLINNNSGLRVGLLTNFSNQDEDITKKVDTLTNNPPTYSKFYNFKISVQYLHSILRYNDFDLIIGGGPFVSLYNSEGYDEYLGSSYLRKYTSKIKTTGFGIDIIAGVEYRLTTNIVFSAEYGLTFSKESSELVNELSEESGTTIRNSSQNGTVDRTFIRGTNVSLGITIFF, encoded by the coding sequence ATGAAAAACTTTTTTTTGCTTATCGTCTTCATCGCATTATTCAACCAATCATTTGCTCAGGATTCTTGTAAAACAAAAGACATGGATTTGAAACACGGAATTCAATTTCAGGTTACCAATATTTTTAATCTCACAAATTTTAATGGATATACTTTTTCTTATCGATATCTGATTAATAATAATTCAGGATTAAGAGTTGGTTTGTTAACTAATTTTAGCAATCAGGATGAAGATATAACGAAAAAGGTTGATACTCTCACCAATAATCCACCAACATATTCTAAATTTTATAATTTTAAAATTTCTGTTCAGTATCTTCATAGTATCTTAAGATATAATGATTTTGATTTAATTATTGGTGGTGGGCCATTCGTTTCTTTATACAACAGTGAAGGATATGATGAATATTTGGGTTCATCTTACCTGAGAAAATATACCAGTAAAATTAAAACCACAGGTTTTGGAATAGACATAATTGCAGGTGTAGAGTACAGGCTGACAACTAACATCGTATTTTCTGCGGAGTATGGATTAACATTTTCAAAAGAATCTTCCGAATTGGTGAATGAATTAAGTGAGGAATCGGGAACTACTATTCGTAATTCCAGCCAAAACGGTACTGTGGATCGAACTTTTATTCGAGGTACAAACGTAAGTCTGGGTATAACTATATTCTTTTAA
- the nrfA gene encoding ammonia-forming cytochrome c nitrite reductase, which yields MKPVSEVIKNKPWLGWLLFLGTAVVVFLVGLFASSIIERRGESSTLQMVTPIKDWEPRNEVWGENYPREFETYLKTLDTTFASKHGGSVNRDYLEEYPELVIMWAGYAFSKEYNQGRGHGHAIEDIRNILRTGDNENSPMPATCWTCKSTDVPRVMNEIGVSNFYKKKWTDLGSEIVNPIGCQDCHDPKTMNLRITRPALIEAFQRQGKDISSFSRQEMRSLVCAQCHVEYYFKGKEEKYLTFPWDRGFSADSMEAYYDAMDFSDWTNGLSRTPMLKAQHPDYELFKTGIHAIRGVSCSDCHMPYKTEGGVKFTDHHIQSPLNNVANTCQVCHREETARLVQDVYDRQDRIEELRRIAEKSLAAAHIEAKVAWDNGATEEQMKPILLLIRHAQWRWDWVAAANALGFHSPVEAMRVLGTSIDKGGEARRLLAALFIKLGVKYPIDMPDISTKEKAQKYIGLDMEKLNKAKQEFLRTTTVKWDEEAKKRQGFLYDYKIKN from the coding sequence ATGAAACCTGTAAGTGAAGTTATAAAAAATAAACCTTGGTTAGGATGGCTGTTATTTTTGGGCACGGCCGTAGTTGTTTTTTTAGTTGGTCTGTTTGCCTCATCTATTATTGAGCGAAGAGGCGAATCTTCAACTCTACAAATGGTAACTCCTATTAAAGATTGGGAACCAAGAAATGAGGTATGGGGAGAAAATTATCCACGCGAGTTTGAAACTTATTTAAAAACTCTTGACACAACTTTTGCAAGTAAACATGGCGGCTCAGTTAATAGAGATTATCTTGAAGAATATCCTGAACTTGTGATTATGTGGGCAGGTTACGCTTTTTCAAAAGAGTATAATCAAGGCAGAGGTCATGGCCATGCAATTGAAGATATTAGAAATATTTTACGAACAGGTGATAATGAAAACAGTCCAATGCCGGCAACTTGCTGGACATGTAAAAGCACAGATGTTCCAAGAGTTATGAATGAAATTGGGGTATCAAACTTCTACAAAAAGAAATGGACAGATCTTGGGAGTGAAATTGTAAATCCGATTGGCTGCCAGGACTGCCATGATCCTAAAACAATGAACTTAAGAATTACTCGCCCTGCTTTAATAGAAGCATTTCAGCGACAGGGAAAAGATATAAGCAGTTTTAGCAGGCAGGAAATGCGTTCGCTTGTTTGTGCACAGTGCCACGTTGAATATTACTTTAAGGGTAAGGAAGAAAAATATTTAACATTCCCCTGGGATAGGGGATTCAGTGCTGATTCAATGGAAGCTTATTATGATGCAATGGATTTTTCTGATTGGACTAATGGATTAAGTAGAACACCTATGTTAAAAGCTCAGCATCCAGATTATGAATTGTTTAAAACAGGAATTCATGCTATTCGTGGAGTTTCCTGTTCTGATTGTCATATGCCTTATAAAACTGAAGGTGGAGTCAAATTCACAGATCATCACATCCAATCACCATTAAATAATGTTGCAAATACCTGTCAGGTCTGCCATAGAGAAGAAACAGCTCGATTGGTTCAGGATGTTTATGACAGGCAGGATAGAATTGAGGAGTTGAGAAGAATAGCTGAGAAATCTCTCGCTGCAGCGCATATCGAAGCAAAAGTTGCATGGGATAACGGTGCAACTGAAGAGCAAATGAAACCTATTTTATTATTGATTCGTCATGCTCAATGGAGATGGGATTGGGTTGCCGCCGCAAATGCGTTAGGTTTCCATTCGCCAGTTGAAGCAATGAGGGTTCTTGGTACGTCTATAGATAAAGGCGGGGAAGCCCGCAGATTACTTGCTGCATTATTTATAAAACTTGGTGTTAAGTATCCGATTGATATGCCTGATATATCTACGAAAGAAAAGGCACAAAAATATATTGGGTTGGATATGGAAAAATTAAACAAAGCTAAACAGGAATTTCTGAGAACCACGACAGTTAAATGGGATGAAGAAGCTAAAAAACGTCAGGGATTTTTATACGATTACAAAATAAAAAATTAG